A region of the Lycium barbarum isolate Lr01 chromosome 1, ASM1917538v2, whole genome shotgun sequence genome:
ctatatatatatatatatatatatatatatatatatatatgtatctctTTCTTTTTATCTATGAgtttattattttctttatttattgcAGGTGTAGTTACGCAGTGCTGCTAAAGTTTCGTAGTTGATGCAGTAATGAAGCAACTCAGAATAATTTTTTTCAAGTGGTATTGTTTTCAGGTAGTAAAATTATTTTCTCTAACATGCAATGATATATTTTTTTGTAAGTTGATATGTAGTTAATTTATTATATGTTTGATTTgtcaataaaaatcattttgtagAAATTGAGATGGTAATTAACTAAATTCTCTAATTCATAGAAGTCTTTCGCAAAGAATAAGAATATAGATTTCTAGCTAATTTCTCACTACATCCATGGCAATCAGTGACCAATCTTCCGAGGCAAGCAAACATTATAATTCTCTACAAGTGAATACAACTCATCAACAAAAACAGAGAAAAAGAAAGACGAAGAAAAGCGAAGACAGAGATACAATGAAGTTTTATCAGTTGATAATTCATTGTAAGTTTGTTATTCTTTTGATTGGCGATGTGAAAAATTATCGATGGAATTTGTGAAAAGGATATATATAAATTGGGAACctataatgttttttttttttttcaatattcatGTGTTTCAGGCAAATGAAAATTGACTCATGACTTGAAAAGTTGGGTTTGTCACAATGTGATTAAAAGTAGATATCAATTTGATTTTTAACGTTCATAcataattgttaatttttatgagataagtatttttattatatGCATGTTATTTACATATGCCCGAGCATATATTTCTCTTAAAATTAAGGTACTACATAACTAAAGTACATCAAGTTTATAGGTTTTTGATTTTCAAATTACTTCTTGTTACTTTCTGTATGCTTCGATTTCTATTTTATTGCTCGAAGAAAGATTAAAGTTTGTGAGTACCGTTTAAAATTTATGGCGTTGCAATATAATTTTCTACTATATATTTTGGAATTAGCGTGCAACGCGCGTTCTCATATACTAGTCTACCATACAAGTAAATGCAATTCCTAGGAAAATTGAAACATCTTCAATTATTTTAGCTAGATACATTGGGTTGCTCTCATTGAAGTAATGTGGACCTGCCAgtctatcctttttttttttaattatcttaGGCAAATACCATGTGGCTGCTCTTATTAGGGCATCGGAGTATACGTGGTGGAATATTTGAGGAATCTGCAAGCTGGCCGGGATACCATCATTATCAAAGTATTAGAGCGCAAGGAGCTAAGAATTTATTTGACTCGATATCCAAGATGCCTGTCTGTGCTGATCAGGGAGTGTTTTCCACCATTTGGTAAAGGTAGACTCGGGGAAGAAAACATCATTTCGCAAAAGGCCACTCTGGAACCAGCCCCACGCCTTTGTTTCTAAACTCAAAACCCTGTTTTGCACCTCTGTGAATGGCGGCTTGTTTCTTAGTTCCTCCACTTCTGCCCAAAAACAACTCTCGGAACGCGCATCTGTTTGCACTCCGTCAGCATGCTCTAACCATCTCTGTGTGAACCGATAACGCTTAGGCCTAGCCCTAATCATGTAAGGTCCAGTATCTTCATTCTTCAGGTGCCTGTAATAGTTTGCAATATCCAAGGGCTCAACTTGCCTGCGAAACTGTGTCCCTAGTTGTATCCACTCCTTTCTTCCCTCGAAGCTATCTGGGAGTTCATACCTTTTCAACATTTCAATGATCTCATCCCATATTCCAGCTAGCTCAAGTCTTTTCACATTAGCATTGAAGTCATCAATGTTTTCTTGAAGCTTGAATGCATCATAATACCCAACTTTATGGATATCACACTTGGTCTGGTACTCCTGTATCTTGCTTAATCCTTCCTTGATGCTCTTCTTATTCAGATCAATCTTTTCCTCGTTCTTCTTTTTCTGCTTCTCCCACTCTCCTGCTGCACGAAGACACAACCTTGCTCTTGTACTCTGAGATTTAGACAACGTGAAAACGCCAATTAGTTTGAGAAAAAATTGGAACTTTGTTAAAGTATCAGGACATAAATTAACCATATTTATCAttaccattctcaaaaaaaaaaaaaaaaaaaatcgcttaCCAAGCCAAGGTCATTCAGGGCTGAATTCATAGCTAAAATTTCATCACTTGGAATGACATTTGAAGACAAAGGAATATCAGTAAGATTATTGAGATAAACCACATCTTGCATCTCTAAGCTGTCCTGCATTTCGTTTCTGTATAACAGATGTTCGTTTAAGCTTCTGGCAATGACTGCTGCAGCTTCTGCTTCAGAACTCATTTGAGAGGAATAGAACAGTAGCTGCAGAACAGCATCTGGATTCTCAATTACCACCAGTTTCCCGTTTCCAGTGCAGAAGATGTAAGTTCCAAATGGTCTGTAAGGGCTGAGTTGAACAATGTTTGAAACAGTTTCTAACAGCAAGTTTGTACATCCCTGCAGATTACATGCAACATAGCTTGCAACAGAAGATGCACTTCTCATTACAGTCATAAAGAAATTCGATGCATTACTCGATCTTACAAAAGCCTCGTGCTGATAAGACTGGGATTTCGGATTGATGAAGGCAAAGATTTCTTGAACCAATTCTTGAATTGATGAAAGGGGAGCAAGCATCATACGGGGGACAACGTCATACTTCATGACAAAATGCATGAAGTAACGAGCCCAATTTTCGCGCTTGAGGGCATGAGACCATATTCTGTCACCAACAAGAGGGGATCCAAAAGTCATACAGTATGGATAAACTAGGTTGTCATTTGGTCTTGTGCGGCAATATTCCAGACACCAGAGGGCTGCCAAAATAGCTATAGGGCCACCGGACGAATGGCCTGCAAACACTATCTGTTTTCCATCTGACATTGCTTTCTCCACCTAAAATCAACAGACCCCATGAATCAACATTCACTTGCCAGACGAAAGATGAAGCTATGAAGATTAATTAACCTAGACTACAAAGGCATTGTCCTAAAAGCAGAGGCGGATCAAGGATTTGGAAGTAGATTTCTTAATGTATACGGTGCGAGCAAAAGTTATTGGGTTCACGTGAACCCAATATCAGGATTCTAGATCCAACCCTGCCTGAAAGGATCTGTTATTGGAACCAGTGTTCTATTTTGACTTTGCTGACATGACAAACTAATAACTAAGAGCCACTAAAGAAGAATTAAGTTGATCAGCATTATATTGTCAGGCATGGAACTTCTAATGCTCTTGACTTTGAGATAACTCTTTAAGGCTCTCATTGCTGATATTGACAAAGTAGGTTCCAATAAAAGAGACAATAATACCAATATTCACATAAAGTCTAGCTCAATAAAGATGAACGTACTTTAAAAAGTTGAAAGTAAAAAGAGAATTCTTTGCTTAAAAACTGTCTTAGAATATGATGCTTGGACAGGAGTAAAGACTCAGTTGTAAAACATTTGTCTAAAAGAAAGGAGATGATGTTCAATCTCCTCCATGTGCTAGTATAATCATTTGAATGTGTCTTTAGTTTTTGGTCCATTTCCACTGATCTGGTATGCACTTCAGGTTCTTCCTTTCCTCTTTTAGAACAGTCCCTCCCTTCACAACCCCACtactgaaataaaaaaaaattgaatcttttaCCACAATACACCATACTCTCTAGGTAATTAATCTTTCTCTAACAGCATTTAAGGAGAAcagaagaaaacaaagaaaacaaaACGACCAAAAGAAAAGGAACAAAATTATTGAACTACAGTACCTCATTTTTAAGTGAAGATTTGTTCAATATGTCTTCAAATCTGCTGTAAAATGCTTTATTCACCATAGCTACCTCATCTGTACCAACATTTCTCAAAGATGGATACAGAGTGCGGTTAATCTTTGTCTCTCCAAAAGAAGTGCTACTGTACCAACCATCAGGAGACCAGGTTCCAGCAAAACCAAAAACAGCCTCCATCGACCCACTTTTTTTCTTGTAAATATAAGGCTTCCCAGAAGACAAATTGTGAGCTTCCGTGGCTAAGTTACAAGCTTTCTTGATCAGCTCATCTTTGACTTCTATACCCTCTGCAAGTCTCACCATTTTTGCTACCTCAGCTGCTCAAAGATTGCAACTTTACTGTTTAGTTTTCAAGAATCTTGAAGAAAGATTGATGATTGTGGTGAGGATGGgatgaagctaagggaaaataATGGGTATTTAAGCTTGTGATGATTGGAAATGAGGCATTGACTTTGGTGTCTTTGCTTTGCTTGACTATTGGTTGTGGAAAGTCTATTGGAAGAGAGACAGTGGCAATCAAGGAAATTTCCTAGTACTAATTATTCTGCAAAATGATTATTTTAACgcatcttactttccttttttattttagtCCATTTAAAAGAAAATACTATATTGATaccgattttattttaataacaCTCTTATATAAGATAATGAGATGTTTGTTATGAAATATATagtatggatgtccactacacaaatataatgtctCTTTCATTATTTttcaccatcttaatggttcttccattatctttcaccattttaatggttcttccattatctcatattttGAATAACATGTTTATTGTTACTCTTTTGTATGcctatatgtagcactataaatagagacaTAAATTTTCATATTGTATACACTTGAACATctttggatgaataagaaatctctcctCTCTTGTCTCTCTATTTCTATTATGTTCATCCTTTACTAGtgttactcttttagcttaattttataacacgttatcagcacgagtctctaatAACTATCACATCCCCACTTGAGATTTCTAAAGGATCTTGGGGATTTCAAGAAGCACTCTACCTGTTGCTTCCAATTTTTAATGGAAGTCTCTGCCCACGAAACCCCATAAATGGAAGAAGGCACAACGTTTTCTTTTGCTCTCAGTTAAGAATCTCTGGTGGCATAGTTTTGTTTTACCTGCAGATAACAAAGTTTTCTTGGTAAGATTGAAAATATGGCAAGTCACTTTTCTATTCATTTTTCAATCATAAATAACAATAAACCTGATGGTCCATATGAATTACTTCCTTATCTTTCTTGTGGAAAATAGTTATAAATTTTAGGGTGCCATTATATTTTGTTTCGTGTGTTTGACACACTGTAAGATGCCATTGTGATGaatatgattagttatgcatgtCTAATTATGTCATGACTAAACCAATTATAACCTGCCTGTATGAAATTGTGATTTCCATATTTTTGTATGAAGTTTCACTTTACAAACTATCCAAATACCAAAAGTCTTAACAGTACTGCAAATTTTGCACAACACTAAGATTGAACGAGGCAATTTTCAAACTGTCCAAATATGTATTCATGCTTCTGGTTTCTACTTTTGTTTGATTAATTGCTACACTAACGTATGGAATTTATTCTTTGGAGTGCACTGCCACAAGATTAGGTACTATATTATCATGGAATATATCAAAGGTaactatcattattattatatccTCAAGAAGAGATATTTATTTGCCCCTTTCAGTTATTTTCTTTGATCTTAATTTTAGGACACAAAGACTTATGTATCTTGCTCTCACAATTGAACATCAGCTAACTAGTGCAGAATCACATGAAATTTCACTATTTCAAAATTGTCAAAGTTTGAGTTTGTGATTCCTATTGACACTTATACAAGATTAATAATTCAAAATGATTGGTCAGACTTTTCTCAGAGTTCACAAGAAATAGATGACATAAGAATGATTATATATTTTCTTAACTTTGTTTATGTCTATAATCTTTTTAAAGGCTCCCGTGTTAGTTCTATTGCATTTCGGCTTATTATACCATTGGTTGAGGGTAAGACGGTGGATTCAAGTCCTACCGCACCATGAGGATAAGACATCGGGTTAAAGTCTCGGTGCACCATGATTATAAGATGTTTGGTTTGAGTCCCATCGATTTATGGCCTAACACACCTTTATATGGATAAGATGTTGGGTTTGAGTCCCAATGCACTATATTAATGATATAGATGACTAAGGCAAAATAATGTGTATTTGATGAAAAAAAACTCATAAAGGCCGTTCCACTTGATATGCTCCATTCTGTGAGGGGAATGTGGTAGCAGTGCATAATAAGTCTGAAAGAAGACAAATGGTTAAATATGGGAATGAATGTGGGCATGCCAATGGACGGAAATAATAATAACCATCATGTGATGATTATAAAAGGAAGAACATTATGGGTTCTCAAAATGGTCCTAATAAAGGTGAAGGTAATTTTTGTCATCAATATGGTATGAAAGTTGGCGACGCGGTTGTTGTGCGACCTAACTTGATGAAAATTTATAAATCCTCAGTCAAAGCAAAGGATACAATTTCAAAGTGATGTCGAGGTGGGTCTATGAACATGATAAAGACAATGGCCTTATAACGAAAATTTATGAAGCACGTATATATGACTATAGTCCATTCCTTGAACAGAATATTGTGACTTGTGATGAGCATCGTGAATGCTCTCCCATTTTGAAAGTGAAATGTGAATACACTATGGATAAGGATGTGTTCATGTATGGTTGGATAAATACCACAACTATCCTCTACAGGAGGTtcgaaaaaaataaagaaattttaTATTGGCATAAACGGTCATTGGTCACGTATTTTTGGTACGTCATAAATATTGTGGTATGCCTCATCTTGAATTGCCGAAGGGTAATAGCCAGAAATAAATCTTGCATATAAAGGTTTTGACCATGACCATAATGACAATTACTCCCTAAAAGTAGATGTTCACCAAATGGATGGTATTATGAAGTATGTGGTAGTACATAATTAATTAGGAGCTCTGGAAAAGCTAATATGTTATTACCCGGAGGAATGAAATTGTCCATAATATTGGTgttgtagtaagtctcaaaagaAAAACTTTAAGTTTCAAAAGCATTGGCCAGAAATGAATTATATTgagactataaattatgggaaggtTTAATATCTTCATATTACTACAACTACAGCGGGGAAACAAAATGTATGTGAAATGTTGCCCCTTTTTCCTCTGAATTTGTACCACATA
Encoded here:
- the LOC132601234 gene encoding protein EDS1L-like, which codes for MVRLAEGIEVKDELIKKACNLATEAHNLSSGKPYIYKKKSGSMEAVFGFAGTWSPDGWYSSTSFGETKINRTLYPSLRNVGTDEVAMVNKAFYSRFEDILNKSSLKNEVEKAMSDGKQIVFAGHSSGGPIAILAALWCLEYCRTRPNDNLVYPYCMTFGSPLVGDRIWSHALKRENWARYFMHFVMKYDVVPRMMLAPLSSIQELVQEIFAFINPKSQSYQHEAFVRSSNASNFFMTVMRSASSVASYVACNLQGCTNLLLETVSNIVQLSPYRPFGTYIFCTGNGKLVVIENPDAVLQLLFYSSQMSSEAEAAAVIARSLNEHLLYRNEMQDSLEMQDVVYLNNLTDIPLSSNVIPSDEILAMNSALNDLGLSTRARLCLRAAGEWEKQKKKNEEKIDLNKKSIKEGLSKIQEYQTKCDIHKVGYYDAFKLQENIDDFNANVKRLELAGIWDEIIEMLKRYELPDSFEGRKEWIQLGTQFRRQVEPLDIANYYRHLKNEDTGPYMIRARPKRYRFTQRWLEHADGVQTDARSESCFWAEVEELRNKPPFTEVQNRVLSLETKAWGWFQSGLLRNDVFFPESTFTKWWKTLPDQHRQASWISSQINS